In Parus major isolate Abel chromosome 1, Parus_major1.1, whole genome shotgun sequence, the following proteins share a genomic window:
- the CHD4 gene encoding chromodomain-helicase-DNA-binding protein 4 isoform X6, which produces MASGIGSPSPCSGGSDDDEMEILLNNAIPQHPEPEEEPEEELLSEADTPKIKKKKKPKKLKEPKVPKLSKRQKKELGDSSGEGNEFVEEEEEVLRSDSEGSDYTPGKKKKKKLGPKKEKKNKAKRKEEEEEEEEDDDSKEPKSSAQLLEDWGMEDIDHIFTEEDYRTLTNYKAFSQFVRPLIAAKNPKIAVSKMMMVLGAKWREFSTNNPFKGSSGASVAAAAAAAVAVVESMVTNVDAVLPQPPADVPLRKAKTKEGKGPNARRKPKASPRIPDIKKPKTKKVAPLKIKLGGFGSKRKRSSSEDDDLDVESDFDDASINSYSVSDGSTSRSSRSRKKLKAGKKKKKGEEDSTVAVDGYETDHQDYCEVCQQGGEIILCDTCPRAYHMVCLDPDMEKAPEGKWSCPHCEKEGIQWEAKEDNSEGEEILEDVVGDAEEEDDHHMEFCRVCKDGGELLCCDACPSSYHIHCLNPPLPEIPNGEWLCPRCTCPALKGKVQKILIWKWGQPPVGPAPPRPPDADPNAPPPKPLEGRPERQFFVKWQGMSYWHCSWVSELQLELHCQVMFRNYQRKNDMDEPPSGDFGGEEEKSRKRKNKDPKYAEMEERFYRYGIKPEWMMIHRILNHSVDKKGNVHYLIKWRDLPYDQASWESEDVDIQDYDLYKQAYWNHRELMRGEEGRPGKKLKKVKMRKLERPPETPTVDPTVKYDRQPEYLDVTGGTLHPYQLEGLNWLRFSWAQGTDTILADEMGLGKTVQTAVFLYSLYKEGHSKGPFLVSAPLSTIINWEREFEMWAPDMYVVTYVGDKDSRAIIRENEFTFEDNAIRGGKKASRMKKEAAVKFHVLLTSYELITIDMAILGSIDWACLIVDEAHRLKNNQSKFFRVLNGYSLQHKLLLTGTPLQNNLEELFHLLNFLTPERFHNLEGFLEEFADIAKEDQIKKLHDMLGPHMLRRLKADVFKNMPSKTELIVRVELSPMQKKYYKYILTRNFEALNARGGGNQVSLLNVVMDLKKCCNHPYLFPVAAMEAPKMPNGMYDGSALIRASGKLLLLQKMLKNLKEGGHRVLIFSQMTKMLDLLEDFLEHEGYKYERIDGGITGNMRQEAIDRFNAPGAQQFCFLLSTRAGGLGINLATADTVIIYDSDWNPHNDIQAFSRAHRIGQNKKVMIYRFVTRASVEERITQVAKKKMMLTHLVVRPGLGSKTGSMSKQELDDILKFGTEELFKDEATEGGDNKEGEDSSVIHYDDKAIERLLDRNQDETEDTELQGMNEYLSSFKVAQYVVREEEMGEEEEVEREIIKQEESVDPDYWEKLLRHHYEQQQEDLARNLGKGKRIRKQVNYNDGSQEDRDWQDDQSDNQSDYSVASEEGDEDFDERSEARRPSRKGLRNDKDKPLPPLLARVGGNIEVLGFNARQRKAFLNAIMRYGMPPQDAFTTQWLVRDLRGKSEKEFKAYVSLFMRHLCEPGADGAETFADGVPREGLSRQHVLTRIGVMSLIRKKVQEFEHVNGRWSMPELAEIEENKKLSQPSSPSPKTPTPSTPGDTQPNTPAPVPPPEDGVKVEEGASAKEQGEPSEPEKELTASATETEAPMEQCAQAVETPPQEAKSPVNSTEADEKKVEETEAKERPDEPMEVESKADVEKVEDRAATENPPDPPIITLDEKDEKKDDDKRDVVMLQNGEMLKESVDERHKKAVKQRFMFNIADGGFTELHSLWQNEERAATVTKKTYEIWHRRHDYWLLAGIINHGYARWQDIQNDPRYAILNEPFKGEMNRGNFLEIKNKFLARRFKLLEQALVIEEQLRRAAYLNMSEDPSHPSMALNTRFAEVECLAESHQHLSKESMAGNKPANAVLHKVLKQLEELLSDMKADVTRLPATIARIPPVAVRLQMSERNILSRLANRSSEPPPPPPPQQVRTLSGGPAAVSSWPSAVDLSAKLK; this is translated from the exons CAGAGGCTGACACTCCCAAGatcaagaagaagaagaagccCAAGAAACTGAAGGAACCCAAAGTGCCGAAGCTCAGCAAGCGTCAAAAGAAGGAG ctggggGACAGCTCTGGTGAGGGGAATGAGTTtgtggaggaagaagaagaggttCTGCGCTCTGACAGTGAGGGCAGTGATTATACccctgggaagaagaaaaagaagaaattaggacccaagaaggaaaagaaaaacaaagccaagcgcaaggaggaggaggaagaggaggaagaagatgatGACTCAAAG GAGCCAAAGTCAtctgctcagctcctggaaGATTGGGGTATGGAGGATATTGATCACATCTTCACAGAGGAGGATTACCGCACACTCACCAACTACAAAGCTTTCAGCCAGTTTGTCAG ACCACTTATTGCCGCCAAGAACCCTAAAATAGCAGTGTCGAAGATGATGATGGTACTGGGAGCCAAATGGAGGGAGTTTAGCACAAACAACCCCTTCAAGGGAAGTTCAGGTGCatctgtggcagctgctgcagctgcgGCTGTTGCAGTAGTTGAGAGTATGGTGACAAACGTGGATGCTGTCCTGCCGCAGCCCCCCGCAGATGTGCCACTCAGGAAAGCCAAGACAAAGGAGGGCAAAG GACCCAATGCCCGGCGGAAGCCAAAGGCCAGTCCTCGTATTCCTGATATCAAGAAACCTAAAACAAAGAAGGTGGCACCACTGAAAATCAAACTGGGAGGATTTGGTTCCAAGCGTAAAAGATCATCA AGTGAAGATGATGATCTGGATGTGGAATCAGACTTTGATGATGCCAGCATCAACAGCTACTCTGTTTCAGATGGATCTACAAGCCGTAGTAGCCGCAGTCGCAAAAAACTCAaggctgggaagaagaaaaagaaag GTGAGGAGGACTCCACAGTGGCTGTGGATGGCTATGAGACTGATCACCAGGACTACTGTGAGGTgtgccagcagggaggagaaattATATTGTGTGATACCTGCCCTCGTGCCTACCACATGGTTTGCCTGGACCCAGATATGGAGAAAGCTCCAGAGGGCAAATGGAGCTGCCCACACTGT GAAAAAGAGGGCATTCAGTGGGAAGCAAAGGAGGATAACTCTGAAGGTGAGGAAATCCTGGAGGATGTAGTGGGGGAtgctgaggaagaggatgaCCACCATATGGAGTTCTGTAGAGTCTGCAAGGATggaggagagctgctgtgctgtgatgcCTGTCCTTCATCCTACCACATCCACTGTCTGAATCCCCCACTGCCTGAGATTCCCAATGGAGAATGGCTGTGTCCTCGCTGTACT TGCCCAGCTTTGAAAGGAAAGGTGCAGAAGATCTTGATCTGGAAATGGGGTCAGCCCCCAGTTGGCCCTGCACCACCCCGTCCTCCTGATGCAGACCCTAATGCTCCACCCCCGAAGCCTCTGGAGGGTCGGCCTGAGAGGCAGTTCTTTGTCAAATGGCAGGGCATGTCCTACTGGCACTGCTCCTGGGTGTCAGAGTTGCAG CTGGAGTTGCACTGCCAGGTCATGTTTCGTAACTACCAACGCAAAAATGATATGGATGAGCCACCTTCGGGAGACTTTggaggggaagaagagaaaagccgaaagagaaaaaacaaggaCCCCAAATATGCTGAGATGGAGGAGCGTTTCTATCGATACGGGATCAAGCCAGAGTGGATGATGATCCACAGGATCCTTAATCATAG TGTGGATAAGAAGGGGAATGTCCACTATTTGATTAAATGGAGAGACCTACCCTATGATCAGGCGTCCTGGGAAAGTGAAGATGTGGATATTCAAGATTATGACCTCTACAAGCAAGCCTACTGGAATCACAG GGAGCTGATGCGAGGTGAAGAGGGCAGGCCTGGTAAGAAGTTAAAGAAAGTGAAGATGAGGAAACTGGAAAGACCCCCTGAGACTCCCACAGTAGAT CCAACAGTGAAATATGACCGGCAACCGGAGTACCTCGATGTAACAGGGGGGACCTTGCATCCCTACCAACTGGAAGGGCTGAACTGGCTGCGCTTCTCCTGGGCCCAGGGCACAGATACAATCTTGGCTGATGAAATGGGTCTGGGAAAGACTGTGCAGACAGCAGTGTTCCTGTACTCCTTATACAAAGAG GGGCACTCAAAGGGTCCCTTCTTGGTGAGTGCACCACTGTCGACAATCATCAACTGGGAACGAGAGTTTGAGATGTGGGCCCCAGATATGTATGTAGTGACCTACGTTGGTGACAAAGACAGCCGGGCCATCATCCGTGAGAATGAGTTCACTTTTGAGGACAATGCCATACGTGGAGGCAAAAAAGCGTCCAGAATGAAG aagGAGGCTGCTGTCAAGTTCCATGTGCTTCTCACCTCCTATGAATTGATCACAATTGATATGGCAATACTAGGCTCTATTGACTGGGCCTGTCTCATTGTGGATGAAGCTCACAGACTGAAGAACAATCAGTCTAAG TTCTTCCGTGTGCTGAATGGTTACTCCCTCCAGCACAAGCTGCTGCTTACAGGAACTCCCCTGCAGAACAACCTGGAAGAACTGTTCCACCTGCTGAACTTCCTGACGCCCGAGAGATTCCA TAACTTGGAGGGCTTCCTAGAAGAGTTTGCGGATATTGCCAAGGAAGATCAGATCAAGAAGCTGCACGACATGCTGGGCCCGCATATGCTGAGGCGTCTCAAGGCTGATGTTTTCAAGAATATGCCATCTAAGACTGAACTCATTGTCAGAGTGGAGCTGAGTCCCATGCAGAA gaaatactataaatacattttgacaAGAAACTTTGAAGCACTGAATGCACGGGGTGGTGGTAACCAAGTCTCCTTGCTCAATGTTGTTATGGATCTGAAGAAGTGCTGTAACCACCCCTACCTCTTTCCTGTGGCTGCTATG gaaGCTCCGAAAATGCCAAATGGCATGTATGATGGTAGTGCACTTATTCGAGCCTCTGGAAAGCTGTTGCTGCTCCAGAAGATGTTAAAGAACCTGAAGGAAGGAGGTCACAGAGTGCTCATATTCTCTCAG ATGACTAAAATGTTGGACCTTCTAGAAGACTTTTTGGAACACGAAGGGTACAAATATGAGCGGATTGATGGAGGAATCACAGGGAACATGCGTCAGGAGGCTATTGATCGCTTCAATG ctcctggagctcagcagttctgctttctgctttcaaCTCGAGCTGGGGGTCTTGGTATTAACTTGGCCACAGCAGATACTGTGATTATCTACGATTCAGACTGGAACCCCCACAATGATATCCAG GCCTTCAGCCGTGCACACAGAATTGGACAGAACAAGAAAGTGATGATTTACCGCTTTGTGACGAGGGCCTCAGTGGAGGAGCGTATCACTCAGGTGGCCAAGAAGAAGATGATGCTAACTCATCTGGTAGTGAGACCAGGGTTGGGCTCCAAGACAGGCTCCATGTCCAAACAGGAACTTGATGACATTCTCAAATTTGGCACTGAAGAGCTCTTCAAGGATGAGGCTACTGAGGGGG GGGATAACAAAGAAGGTGAGGATAGTAGTGTCATCCACTATGATGACAAAGCGATTGAGCGTCTGTTGGATCGGAACCAGGATGAAACAGAAGATACAGAACTTCAGGGCATGAATGAATATCTCAGCTCCTTCAAGGTGGCCCAGTATGTGGTTCGTGAGGAGGAGATGGGG gaggaagaggaggttGAACGGGAAATTATTAAGCAGGAGGAATCTGTGGATCCCGATTACTGGGAGAAACTGCTCCGTCACCATTATGAGCAACAACAGGAGGATCTGGCCAGGAATCTGGGCAAGGGCAAACGTATTCGCAAGCAGGTTAACTACAACGATGGCTCACAGGAGGATAGAG aCTGGCAGGATGACCAGTCAGATAATCAGTCAGACTATTCAGTTGCTTCTGAAGAAGGAGACGAGGACTTTGATGAGAGGTCTGAAG CTCGTCGGCCTAGCCGCAAGGGCCTGAGAAATGATAAGGATAAGCCTCTGCCTCCCTTACTGGCCCGTGTGGGAGGGAACATTGAG GTGCTGGGTTTCAACGCTCGCCAGCGGAAAGCCTTCCTCAATGCTATCATGCGCTATGGAATGCCACCTCAGGATGCCTTCACCACTCAGTGGCTTGTTCGGGACCTCCGTGGCAAGTCAGAGAAAGAGTTCAA GGCCTATGTCTCGCTTTTCATGCGCCATTTATGTGAACCTGGAGCTGATGGTGCAGAGACCTTTGCAGATGGGGTCCCACGGGAAGGTCTTTCTCGACAGCATGTCCTTACTCGCATTGGGGTCATGTCACTTATACGCAAAAAG GTGCAGGAGTTTGAGCATGTGAACGGTCGCTGGAGTATGCCAGAACTGGCAGAGATAGAGGAGAACAAGAAACTTTCACAGCCCAGCTCACCCTCTCCCAAAACTCCAACTCCTTCGACACCAGGGGATACGCAGCCGAATACACCTGCCCCTGTTCCTCCACCTG AAGATGGAGTAAAAGTAGAAGAAGGAGCTAGTGCTAAGGAGCAAGGAGAGCCGTCTGAACCAGAGAAGGAGCTCACTGCCTCTGCTACTGAAACAGAGGCTCCTATGGAG CAGTGTGCTCAAGCTGTGGAAACACCACCCCAGGAAGCAAAATCCCCAGTGAACTCCACAGaggcagatgaaaaaaaagtagaggAAACAGAAGCGAAGGAAAGACCAGATGAACCAATGGAAGTAGAAAGCAAAG ctgatgTGGAGAAAGTGGAAGACAGAGCAGCTACTGAAAATCCCCCTGACCCTCCTATAATCACTCTGGATGAGAAAG ATGAGAAAAAGGACGATGATAAGAGAGATGTGGTGATGCTGCAGAACGGAGAGATGCTGAAGGAGTCAGTAGATGAAAGGCACAAGAAGGCAGTAAAGCAGCGCTTCATGTTCAACATAGCAGATGGTGGTTTCACTG AACTACACTCCCTCTGGCAGAATGAAGAGCGGGCTGCAACTGTCACCAAGAAGACCTATGAGATCTGGCATCGGCGTCACGACTACTGGCTCCTAGCTGGGATTATCAA TCATGGCTATGCCCGTTGGCAGGATATTCAGAATGATCCACGTTACGCCATCCTCAATGAACCCTTCAAGGGTGAGATGAACAGGGGTAACTTCctggaaataaagaataagTTCTTGGCAAGGAGATTTAAG CTTCTGGAGCAAGCACTGGTGATCGAGGAACAGTTGCGGCGAGCTGCCTATCTGAACATGTCCGAAGATCCATCTCACCCATCCATGGCTCTGAACACACGTTTTGCAGAGGTGGAATGCCTGGCTGAGAGCCACCAGCACCTATCCAAGGAGTCAATGGCTGGGAATAAACCAGCCAATGCTGTGCTGCACAAAG TTctgaagcagctggaggagctttTGAGTGACATGAAGGCAGATGTGACTCGCCTGCCTGCCACGATTGCCCGTATCCCACCTGTGGCAGTGCGCCTTCAGATGTCAGAGCGCAACATCCTCAGCCGCCTGGCCAACCGCAGCAGCGAGCCCCCGCCACCGCCCCCTCCCCAACAAGTACGTACTCTCTCTG GTGGCCCAGCAGCAGTGAGTTCCTGGCCCAGTGCTGTTGACCTTTCGGCCAAGCTGAAGTGA